The segment GGCATCTACACCGATTCCCTGTAAAATCGTTTTCAGCTGTGCCTTCAAAGTATCCACGGAAAGAGGGGTAACGTGATGGGACCAGTTATCATCCGGGTCCATCGCCACAATCGTCGTAAGTGCTGTCATTCCATAGACGCCACGTTCCTGAAATGTTTTCAGATCTGCTTGAATCCCGGCACCACCGCTGGAATCGGAACCTGCTATGGATAGTGCTTTGGCTATGCTCATGCTTTTCTCCTCCATCTGATTTCATCATTATTTTCTATCCATTTTAAGGAGGAGTTTGTATAACAGTCAATAACGGTATGTAACACTTCAAACATGCCAAGGTGGAAGGTAACGGAGATCCTGAAAAACAATGAACATCCTTTCTTGTCCTGATCCGGATGGTACCAATAGAAAGAATGCCACTTGTGATCGAAGTATTACAGGCCTCTCGACGGCCCAATCCAAAAATGTTCATTTATTTCCCGTTTTAGTTTTATCAAAAGCATGCTAATAAAACAAGATTACCGGTTTAATAAGCCGTATTTTTGGCGGAACCGTTCCAGGATTCGGATCCACACAGAGGAGAATACAGCCAAAAAGAAAACATTGGACAAGGCGTGGGCCAGATCAAAGTATGCGCTGGCGGCATAAACAGATACGAAGGTAGATAAGTTCCAGCTTTCCATGCCGGCCATCACCCACAGGTTCATGATCCATCCAAATAAAAATCCCCAGATGAATCCAAAGAGCAAACGCATCCAGCGATTCTTCATCACAGGAGTATGACGGAAGATTCCCGCTGTCAAACCAACCAATCCCCAGGCAAGCATCTGCCAGGGTGTCCAAGGACCCTGACCGAGAAAGATATTGGAGACGAGGGCGGCACCGGCACCGACGACAAATCCGCTTTCTGCACCAAAAACGAAAGCCGTCATCATAATGACAAAGGAGGTGGGCTGAATACTGGGAAAACCTGCAAAGGGAACACGGCTGACGGCAGCGATGGCTGTCAGCAAGGCCAACAGTACCAGTTCTCCACTTTCCAGTCTGCGCCACTCAAACCGGAGTACAAAGGGAATCATGATCAGGATGACAAAGAGAAAGCTCACCAAAAGAGGACTTTTCCCAACCCAGTCCGTTCCCAACAGGAGACCCAGCAGGAAGAGAACCGTAAAAACCAGTGTTATTTTTGGCCATTCCAAGTTCGGATCGCCTCCTCCAGGGTAACAGCGCCTGACAGCGGCGTATCCCTTGTCATCCGATAAACAGCGGTTGTGTAAAAATCATTTTCCTTGAAAAAAGAAGGGACCCGGTCAGAGGCGGCCACTTCTCCCTGAAACAAAAGAACACATCCAGTTGCCGTAACGGCCGCAAACTCCGGATCATGAGTAGTAAAAACGACGGCCCTTCCCTGCTGGATAAAGCCGTGCAAGAGTTGGGAAAGGGTTTGCTTGGCTTCAGGGTCCAGTCCCTGTGTTGGCTCGTCCAACAGCAAAATTTCCGGCTTTTGCAGGAAGAGGGAGGCCAGCGCTGTTTTCTGCATTTCCCCGCCACTGAGATCATGGGGATGATGAGACAAAAGAGGAACGAGACCAAAACGGGAAGCCATTTCCCACACCAGTCTCTTTTGATCTGTTTTTGAAGAATGAGAGAGGGATGCTTCCAGTTCCTTGGCCACCGTATCATGGAAAAAGTAAGATTCTACGTTTTGTGGCAGATACCCGATAGCAGGGCGGTTTCGCTTTTTCAGCTTTTTTCCCCGATACCGGACTGACCCCGAATCCGGCGGCAATAATCCGGCAAGGACTTGCAACAGAGTGGTTTTTCCAGATCCGTTTCCCCCAAAAAAAGCGACACACTCTTTTGGATGGAGTTGGAAATTTACTTGTTTCAGCACTGTGTGGCTGTCCCGGTAAGAAAAGTTCACCCGCTGAAGGGATAGCAAAGGACGGTGGGAAGGAGATCCCTTCTGCTTTGGATATGTAGAGGGGGAGACTGGATGGAAGGGAGGAACTTGCTTCTCCAACCATTGCCTTCCTTCTTTTACCGTCAGGGGAACCGTATTGGTTACTTTTCCGGTTTTCAGTGCCAGGGCAGGGATGGCGGGAACCAAGGAACGGATTCTCGGTTCCGCATTTTTCATCCGGTGAACTGCCTCTTGGGGCGGTCCGTCAAAATCAAGTCGTCCCCGGTTAAGAACCAGGATGCGATCGACCAAGGTAAAGGCTTCATCCAACCGATGTTCTGTCAAAATCACCGTCATGCCTGTTTCTTCATTCCATCGCTTGATTTGGTGGAGAAATTGACGGGCACGAACCGGGTCCAACCGGGTAGTGGGTTCATCCAACAACAATAGCCGGGGGTTCAAAGCAAGTACGGAAGCCAGGTTAAGCAACTGCTTTTCCCCGCCGGAAAGGGATTCCGTGGGTTTGGACAACATGTTTTCCAAACCCAATAACCCGGAGGTTTCTGCGGCACGACGCCGCATGAGGTCCATGGGGAAATTTAAGTTTTCCATCCCGAATACCAGCTCCCGGAGACTGTCTTCCAGCACGATTTGATGTTCGGGATGCTGAAAGACCATTCCAATCTCTTTGGCTGTCTGATGAGCCGGCACATTATCCATGGGGATGCCTTGAAAGTGAATGCTCCCCGCCATCTTCCCGGAGGGTCTCAATTCCGGCTTCAATAGCTTTAACAGGGTGGTTTTTCCACAACCAGAAGGTCCGCACAGAAGGATGAACGTCCCGGTTGCGATCTGAAAAGAGAGGTCCTCCAAGGAAGGCTCATGTGCACCTGGATACCAAAAGTTCACCTTTCTGAAGGTCACAGCTGTCATTATATTACCCTCCTAACTCCATCCAGACAGGAAAGCTGTAATAAAACAAGTAAGGGGCCAACAGGAGCCATTCAGGTGTGTCCGGCAGGAGAGGTTCCATCACCGGGTAGATCTCAAGTGTCCCCCAACCCGTTGCCCAACCACTGATACAAGCTCCAAAGGTGGCACTGAGAAAGAGAAAAGAAATTCCGTCTTTCAGACTCCAATGATACGGGGAATAAGAAGTGCGCCTGCCGGTTCCATACCCCCTCGCCTTCATGGATTCTGCTGTTTGCAAACCGTCTTCCAGGGACCAGGTCAGCAAAACTTCCAGTCGTTTCATCCCCTGGACGACCTGTTCCTTCCACGAAGGTTTCAGAGACGGGTTCATCCTGGACTGTTGGACCAAAGCGATCTCCCTTATCCGAGTCCGTAAGAGGGGGATAAAACGCAGAGACATCATGGTTAACAAAGACCACTGGGGAAGAAAACCGGCAAACAGATACAAAAATTTGTCGGAGGAAATCACTTGCTGATAAGAAGTGAAAACTGCCATCACATTGATCATGGTGATGGCCATGATTCCTCCATACAGGATAGACTCAAGTGTAATGTGGTGACCGGATATCACCCATAAAACATGGGAGCCTCTTTCAGAGGTGAGAGGATTGACAATCAGGATCACACCGACTGTCATCAACATCATCCCCTTCCATTGGAAAAAGGCTTTTCCCCCATCATACAGAAGGTTTACAGCGAACAAGAGGAAGAAGGATGTCAGCAGAAACAGAGGATGGTTCATAAGGAACAGTAACAAAACGGCTCCGGTATAATATAAGAAAGAGACAGCCGGGTGAAGGGAGCGAAAACCCCGGCTCATGGAACTTTCGCTCCGATATCTTTGCCGAGATTCCGTGTATACAACCATTCAATGTGGCTTTGGTTTTGTACGGTGTACACCCCGGCACTCTTATTGGGGAAGACTCCATTTACCCGATACATCCAGCCGCTTTCTGATCCTCGGTCAAATTCGTAGAGGTTGTTGATTCCTTCCACATACAGAGTGCTTCCGGAGCCTTGATATTCCATTTGGATTCCATGCTTTTGGACAGCTCGGAGCAGTATATCAAACACTGTATCCCCTGTCTGTATCTTTACCGAAGTGGGAGGCAAGATCGTGTGACCCTGGTCTCCGGTAATCGAAATGACAGAAACGTTTTGATCCTGGGAGGACCGGGTGCCGCTATTGTGATCCCTTGAAGCTTTGACGGAAGTGGACCCTGATCTTTCGGATTGGGTCGTGGAAATCTCCTGGTTCTCCTGTTGTTTTCCCCCTTGGTTTTTCTCTCCCTTGTCATCCGTCTTTTTTTCTTCTGATGCTGTGAATGGCTTCTTGTTTTCTGCTTTCTCTTCTGTTTCTTTGCTTTGTTGATGGGGTGGTGTCTTTTCGGTTTCCACCCAAGAAGGAGTTGTAACGGCGGTTGAGGAAGAGACCGCCTGTAAGTCGTTCCAGGTCAACCATCCCCCTGTCCCCCCGATCAGCAGTCCACTGATAATAAGGAAAAAAGAAATCCTTTTTTTCAATTCCACTGTTTCCTCCTTTCATACAGATAGAAGCTGATGCCGATCAAGAGACACAGCACACCGGCGAGAATCAGAATATATCCACGTTCCCCTTTCGATGCAGCAGGGCTTTTACCAGGGGCTAGTTCCGTAACCTGATCAGCAGTTGCCCATATCGGGTTAAAGGGCTGTCCAGGGTTATCGGTTAAATCTTTTTTGGCAACCCTGGAAAAAGTGTTTAATTTCCTCATAGGAGGAGATACAGGCCGCTTCTGAAAGGAAGAGCTTGAGAAACGCTGATCGGGATCTGTCAGGCTTTTGTGGATAGGATGCCGAAAGAAATCCTCCATTTTTGAAACAGGGGTTCCAGGGAAAACAGAGGGAATCGAAATTTTATCATTGTGAGTCTTTTGGTCGTCGGCAGGGAAATGGGGAGGTTTAGTGTCCGGATTTGGTGTGATTGGAATATCGTTAAGAGGCTTGCCAGTGAGATCATAGATACCTGGTTTTCCCTTTTGGAAACGTTGGTAAGCAGTTAAAGCAAGCAGAGCCTGTTCACTGGCCATTTGATCAGACGCCCCTTGTGGGAGGTGGGAAAATCCACCGTCACGGACCTGGAAAGTCAACAGATTTTCCAATACATTCCCATTTTTTTTAGTAAAAGCGGAGGACGTGGGACTCATACCAATTGAAGTTAAAGCGATGATGACTTGGGAGGCACTTTCACTGTTTTCCAATCCCCAAGAACGAAACCCGCCTGCCTCCGTCTGTTGCTGAGAAAGCCACATCACTCCTTTATCCAGGGCGGACTTTACGTTACTCCCGCTGTAGGGGGCCAGAGCAGTAATCGCCATGGCAGTGATATCCACATCCCCGGTATGGCCTGGAGACAAGGCCCAACTACCGTCTGAATTTTGGTTGTTCAGTAACCATTCCAATAACTTGTCTCGTGTCCATAAGGCATCCTTCGGTATGGTGTACCGGTTGGAGTCCAAGGCGATTAAGGCGAAAATGATGCCATTGCTTCCTTGATTGGTCATACGGGGGCTATTATATATTTTCTCAATCAGATCATAGCCGGCGAAGTTACGGGGATCTCCCCCAGCCGCCTGTATACCCAGAGCCATTCGCTCATAATCCGTAACCTTACGGAAGTCCCCGTTCTTATCCAAAATCAATCCAGCGGTGTTTGACAGGTATACAGCTGGAACCTTTCCAGTGGATTGATACAGACCCAATGCTTCCCAATCAGAGTAAACACCCTTTGATTGGATCCATTGCACCAGTTTCCCGGTGGAAGAGGAGAGGAGGTGGTCGGTGGTTTCCTTTATCTCCTTTCCCTTTTTAGATGAAGCCGACTCTCTCGGTGGGGATGAAAAAGATTCTGTCGGTGTTGGCGGGGAAGGTTTGCTGATTGGAGGAGTCGGATCAGTGTTACGTTCAGGGGATGGATCAGGAGTACTGGGAGTTTTTGAAGGGGCTTCCCGGAAGCGATTGTTTCCATTTTTCACAGTTGGCAGAGGTTGAAACGAGATATCGTTGCCGCCATCAGTGGTATAAAGCCATTCCACAACATCTCCATCCTGAAGGGAATGAACACCGGCACTGTGGGGAGGAAATTCCCCGTTTACCCGGAACAGCCATCCGCTTAAAGGACCACGGTCAAACTCCCCTAGGCCATCGATTTCCTGAACATACAGAGTACTGCCGGAACCGGTGTAAGACACTTTGGCAGGTCCCACAGCCCGGAGCATGACACTGAATGCGGTATCATCCGGTTCCAAGGTGACTGTACTTTTGGGGAAAATGATACCGTGGGTGTCATCCCCCACTACTTGTAATTG is part of the Kroppenstedtia pulmonis genome and harbors:
- a CDS encoding DUF4430 domain-containing protein, which codes for MSLCHRWLAAILGIMTAFSLTAVSPVMLYADSAIPDSGEQMTGTVQLQVVGDDTHGIIFPKSTVTLEPDDTAFSVMLRAVGPAKVSYTGSGSTLYVQEIDGLGEFDRGPLSGWLFRVNGEFPPHSAGVHSLQDGDVVEWLYTTDGGNDISFQPLPTVKNGNNRFREAPSKTPSTPDPSPERNTDPTPPISKPSPPTPTESFSSPPRESASSKKGKEIKETTDHLLSSSTGKLVQWIQSKGVYSDWEALGLYQSTGKVPAVYLSNTAGLILDKNGDFRKVTDYERMALGIQAAGGDPRNFAGYDLIEKIYNSPRMTNQGSNGIIFALIALDSNRYTIPKDALWTRDKLLEWLLNNQNSDGSWALSPGHTGDVDITAMAITALAPYSGSNVKSALDKGVMWLSQQQTEAGGFRSWGLENSESASQVIIALTSIGMSPTSSAFTKKNGNVLENLLTFQVRDGGFSHLPQGASDQMASEQALLALTAYQRFQKGKPGIYDLTGKPLNDIPITPNPDTKPPHFPADDQKTHNDKISIPSVFPGTPVSKMEDFFRHPIHKSLTDPDQRFSSSSFQKRPVSPPMRKLNTFSRVAKKDLTDNPGQPFNPIWATADQVTELAPGKSPAASKGERGYILILAGVLCLLIGISFYLYERRKQWN
- a CDS encoding DUF4430 domain-containing protein, encoding MKKRISFFLIISGLLIGGTGGWLTWNDLQAVSSSTAVTTPSWVETEKTPPHQQSKETEEKAENKKPFTASEEKKTDDKGEKNQGGKQQENQEISTTQSERSGSTSVKASRDHNSGTRSSQDQNVSVISITGDQGHTILPPTSVKIQTGDTVFDILLRAVQKHGIQMEYQGSGSTLYVEGINNLYEFDRGSESGWMYRVNGVFPNKSAGVYTVQNQSHIEWLYTRNLGKDIGAKVP
- a CDS encoding ECF transporter S component codes for the protein MEWPKITLVFTVLFLLGLLLGTDWVGKSPLLVSFLFVILIMIPFVLRFEWRRLESGELVLLALLTAIAAVSRVPFAGFPSIQPTSFVIMMTAFVFGAESGFVVGAGAALVSNIFLGQGPWTPWQMLAWGLVGLTAGIFRHTPVMKNRWMRLLFGFIWGFLFGWIMNLWVMAGMESWNLSTFVSVYAASAYFDLAHALSNVFFLAVFSSVWIRILERFRQKYGLLNR
- a CDS encoding energy-coupling factor transporter transmembrane component T, with amino-acid sequence MSRGFRSLHPAVSFLYYTGAVLLLFLMNHPLFLLTSFFLLFAVNLLYDGGKAFFQWKGMMLMTVGVILIVNPLTSERGSHVLWVISGHHITLESILYGGIMAITMINVMAVFTSYQQVISSDKFLYLFAGFLPQWSLLTMMSLRFIPLLRTRIREIALVQQSRMNPSLKPSWKEQVVQGMKRLEVLLTWSLEDGLQTAESMKARGYGTGRRTSYSPYHWSLKDGISFLFLSATFGACISGWATGWGTLEIYPVMEPLLPDTPEWLLLAPYLFYYSFPVWMELGG
- a CDS encoding ABC transporter ATP-binding protein, which gives rise to MTAVTFRKVNFWYPGAHEPSLEDLSFQIATGTFILLCGPSGCGKTTLLKLLKPELRPSGKMAGSIHFQGIPMDNVPAHQTAKEIGMVFQHPEHQIVLEDSLRELVFGMENLNFPMDLMRRRAAETSGLLGLENMLSKPTESLSGGEKQLLNLASVLALNPRLLLLDEPTTRLDPVRARQFLHQIKRWNEETGMTVILTEHRLDEAFTLVDRILVLNRGRLDFDGPPQEAVHRMKNAEPRIRSLVPAIPALALKTGKVTNTVPLTVKEGRQWLEKQVPPFHPVSPSTYPKQKGSPSHRPLLSLQRVNFSYRDSHTVLKQVNFQLHPKECVAFFGGNGSGKTTLLQVLAGLLPPDSGSVRYRGKKLKKRNRPAIGYLPQNVESYFFHDTVAKELEASLSHSSKTDQKRLVWEMASRFGLVPLLSHHPHDLSGGEMQKTALASLFLQKPEILLLDEPTQGLDPEAKQTLSQLLHGFIQQGRAVVFTTHDPEFAAVTATGCVLLFQGEVAASDRVPSFFKENDFYTTAVYRMTRDTPLSGAVTLEEAIRTWNGQK